Proteins encoded together in one Bombus vancouverensis nearcticus chromosome 14, iyBomVanc1_principal, whole genome shotgun sequence window:
- the LOC117158209 gene encoding NSFL1 cofactor p47 — translation MANHDELVSQFIDTTGVEPEEARFYLELFNWQLEVALDTFYYPPALPSLSNEPTEGATSEEERTDIADKSTGSLKSSEMEGKSSKDKAKPKPKFAMLSDLKDRESSPEDEEGQAFYAGGSEHTGQQILGPGKKKDIVSDMFKSCQRQSIAVEPKPSGQQRPNTFSGTGYKLGQTSSDTEIVTATSSNHQQSNSGLITLKLWKDGFTINDSELRLYSDPENREFLETIKRGEIPAEIRQEIQGTEARLDMEDHHHEMYVPPKVKVKAFSGKGHMLGSPSPATVGMTIPADLADQAANESQAKQKLNLDESKPVTTIQIRLADGTNVKAQFNLTHTINDLRQYIITMRPQYAMREFSLLTMYPTKEITEDKTIEEAGLQNTTIIQRLK, via the exons ATGGCGAACCATGATGAGTTGGTTTCGCAATTTATAGATACAACTGGGGTTGAACCTGAAGAAGCACGATTTTATCTTGAGTTATTTAATTGGCAGCTCGAG gTTGCTCTTGACACATTTTACTATCCTCCTGCTTTGCCTTCATTGTCTAATGAACCTACTGAAGGTGCAACATCAGAAGAGGAACGTACTGATATTGCAGATAAAAGCACAGGAAGCTTAAAATCATCAGAAATGGAAGGGAAATCATCGAAAGATAAAGCAAAACCAAAGCCTAAGTTTGCAATGCTTAGTGATCTTAAAGATAGAGAAAGTAGTCCTGAAGATGAAGAAGGACAAGCATTTTATGCTGGTGGTTCGGAACATACTGGACAACAAATTTTAGGACCAGGAAAGAAAAAGGATATTGTTAGTGATATGTTTAAATCATGTCAGAGACAATCAATTGCTGTAGAACCAAAACCAAGTGGGCAACAAAGACCAAATACCTTTAGTGGTACTGGGTATAAATTAGGTCAGACTAGTTCAGATACTGAAA tcGTTACTGCTACATCATCTAATCATCAACAATCAAATTCTGGACTAATTACTTTAAAATTATGGAAAGATGGGTTTACTATAAATGATTCTGAACTTCGTTTATATAGTGATCCAGAAAATAGAGAATTTCTGGAGACTATAAAGAGGGGTGAAATACCGGCAGAGATACGTCAAGAGATACAAGGTACTGAAGCACGCCTTGATATGGAAGATCATCATCATGAAATGTATGTCCCTCCAAAAGTAAAAGTGAAAGCTTTCAGTGGTAAAGGACATATGCTAGGGAG TCCTTCTCCAGCTACAGTTGGCATGACAATACCGGCAGATCTTGCAGATCAAGCAGCTAATGAATCTCAGgcaaaacaaaaattaaatttagatGAATCAAAACCAGTTACAACAATACAAATTCGCCTTGCTGATGGAACTAATGTAAAAGCTCAATTTAATTTAACTCATACCATTAATGACTTGAGGcaatacataataac TATGAGACCTCAATATGCTATGAGAGAATTTAGTTTATTAACAATGTATCCTACTAAGGAGATTACAGAAGATAAAACTATTGAAGAAGCTGGCttgcaaaatacaacaataattCAACGACTGAAATAA
- the LOC117158206 gene encoding uncharacterized protein LOC117158206, whose product MRKYYQAALVIIAVVSLISLLFYRHEYNKLRYVLEVFNYFGKPNQRSEINCTNNVPMFTKFDMKFEEPLSAWQRLDDDLYVYSAYNIRDKEIQVIGFGSSNNIKDMQCQILFENEIEPVLGSFSYLSIGNNLNSTDKNVNYGGYHFYCAYKTNKIPVGIMFLTKSNLDAHNIPILPIKSQPHNLNYINAGVCVAPPLTKPIQLLQMIGFIQFHDIIGVNNFIVYDFGIPNQYNNNLKELFKSQDPYWKFTYTVVPWNFPFPATHPTIIKDLIQADCLYRTYNKVRYITTLSWEEYIILRYHHSLIDLMTDFKKSRMKADRYKLKTLTFCTQQIDDTTNRNVTFIIFKKLHYDSSIPDNQPIYIYNTLEALNKNNMYTRDIGKDLVTLNRYQYCPGKSNLETGTKDTSILRFTEDIQNSQIFRKFITENKFL is encoded by the coding sequence ATGCGAAAATACTACCAGGCTGCACTTGTAATAATTGCTGTAGTGAGTCTAATATCCTTATTATTTTATAGACATGAATATAACAAATTAAGATATGTTTTAGAAGTTTTTAATTACTTTGGTAAGCCAAATCAGAGAAGTGAAATAAACTGCACAAATAATGTGCCAATGTTTACTAAATTTGATATGAAATTTGAAGAACCACTCTCTGCTTGGCAAAGATTAGATGATGATCTATATGTTTATTCTGCATATAACATACGCGACAAAGAAATTCAAGTAATAGGTTTTGGTTCATCAAATAACATTAAGGATATGCAATGTCAAATACtatttgaaaatgaaattgaaCCAGTTTTAGGAAGTTTTAGTTATCTTTCAATTGGTAATAATTTAAATAGCACTGACAAAAATGTTAATTATGGAGGATATCATTTCTATTGTGCatacaaaacaaataaaataccaGTAGGAATAATGTTTCTTACAAAATCTAATTTAGATGCTCACAATATACCTATATTACCAATAAAAAGCCAACCtcataatttaaattatattaatgctGGAGTATGCGTAGCACCACCATTAACAAAACCAATACAGTTATTACAAATGATTGGCTTTATACAGTTTCATGACATAATTGGCGTGAATAATTTTATAGTGTACGATTTTGGTATTCCAAATCAATATAATAACAACCttaaagaattatttaaatctCAAGATCCATATTGGAAATTTACATACACAGTAGTGCCATGGAATTTTCCTTTTCCTGCTACTCACCCTACTATAATAAAAGACTTGATACAAGCAGATTGTTTATACCGTACATATAATAAAGTTAGGTATATCACTACATTATCTTGGGAAGAGTATATAATTTTAAGATATCATCATTCCCTTATAGATTTAATGACAGATTTTAAAAAGTCTAGAATGAAAGCAGATCGTTACAAATTAAAGACATTAACATTTTGTACACAACAAATTGATGATACAACCAATAGGAATGTaacattcataatatttaaaaaactacATTATGACTCAAGTATCCCTGATAATCAaccaatttatatttataatacactTGAAGcattaaacaaaaataatatgtatacaCGAGATATTGGAAAAGATTTAGTTACATTAAATCGTTATCAGTATTGTCCTGGAAAATCAAATCTGGAAACAGGTACTAAAGATACTTCAATTTTAAGATTCACTGAAGATATACAGAATTcacaaatatttcgaaaatttataacagagaataaatttctataa